From a single Rhizobium lusitanum genomic region:
- a CDS encoding anti-sigma factor, with protein sequence MSSSDQSKGGRSRDEVLAGEYVLGVLSLEDRQKVERRMRSDRQFAAIVSRWEQNLSGFNDDYEIVAPPASVFPKVEKRVFRETAFGAHLWGSLLLWRSVAFGSLFLAIGVLMFTVTNNTSQPSPGKQLTASLAGQNSPINLLANYDATNGLLRVTPVAAGQPQEKSLELWLIRGSDPAEALGILPQTGEGEIVLPSELHGKLTEGAIIAVSVEPFGGSPTGKPTGNVIASGTIRLP encoded by the coding sequence ATGAGTTCGTCCGATCAAAGCAAGGGAGGCCGCTCCCGCGATGAAGTCCTGGCCGGAGAATACGTGCTCGGCGTGCTGTCATTGGAGGATCGGCAAAAGGTTGAGCGGCGCATGCGCAGCGATCGTCAGTTCGCAGCGATCGTCAGCCGCTGGGAACAGAATCTTTCGGGATTCAACGACGACTACGAGATCGTCGCGCCGCCGGCCTCAGTGTTTCCCAAGGTCGAGAAGCGTGTTTTCAGAGAAACTGCGTTCGGCGCTCATCTCTGGGGCTCGCTGCTACTTTGGCGCTCGGTCGCCTTCGGCTCGCTGTTTCTCGCCATCGGTGTCCTGATGTTTACCGTCACCAACAACACCTCGCAGCCATCGCCGGGCAAGCAGCTCACCGCGTCTCTTGCCGGACAGAACAGCCCCATCAATTTGCTTGCGAATTATGATGCCACCAATGGGCTGCTGAGGGTGACACCGGTTGCCGCCGGCCAGCCCCAGGAAAAATCGCTGGAACTCTGGCTGATTCGCGGTAGCGATCCGGCCGAAGCGCTCGGCATCCTGCCGCAGACCGGCGAGGGCGAGATTGTTTTGCCGTCGGAGCTTCACGGCAAGCTAACGGAAGGCGCGATCATCGCCGTCAGCGTCGAGCCCTTCGGCGGCTCGCCGACCGGCAAGCCGACAGGCAACGTCATCGCCTCCGGAACGATCCGTCTGCCCTGA
- a CDS encoding isocitrate lyase/PEP mutase family protein, translating to MSQVEKAEEFARLHRKGDPLVLFNIWDAGSAKAVTEAGAKALATGSWSVAAANGFGDGEAVPLSLLAVITRLISVTSPLPVSVDFEGGYAVEPDAVATNVEKIMDHGAIGINFEDQVIGGRGVHPIETQVPRIRAIREMATRREIPFFINARTDLFLQESDTAHHQLLLDEAYRRADAFAEAGASGFFAPGLVDAELIKALCDRSSLPVNIMVRATTPDNDTMASLGVSRISYGPAPYRTVMGMLKSEAEAVYEQGRRDGDASAIEG from the coding sequence ATGAGTCAGGTTGAAAAGGCAGAAGAGTTCGCCCGGTTACATCGCAAGGGCGATCCGTTGGTCCTCTTCAATATATGGGATGCCGGTTCGGCCAAGGCAGTGACCGAAGCGGGCGCCAAGGCGCTGGCGACGGGAAGTTGGTCGGTCGCGGCTGCCAATGGCTTCGGTGATGGCGAAGCCGTTCCGCTGTCGCTGCTGGCGGTCATCACCCGCCTGATTTCGGTGACGAGCCCTCTGCCGGTCTCCGTCGATTTCGAGGGCGGCTATGCCGTGGAGCCGGATGCTGTTGCCACCAATGTCGAAAAGATCATGGATCACGGCGCCATCGGCATCAATTTCGAGGATCAGGTGATCGGCGGCCGCGGCGTTCACCCGATCGAGACGCAGGTACCCCGCATCCGTGCTATCCGCGAGATGGCTACCCGACGGGAAATACCGTTCTTCATCAACGCCCGTACCGATCTGTTCCTGCAGGAAAGCGATACGGCGCATCACCAGCTGCTGCTCGATGAAGCCTATCGCCGCGCCGATGCCTTTGCCGAGGCCGGCGCCAGCGGCTTCTTCGCGCCGGGTCTTGTCGATGCGGAGCTGATCAAGGCCCTTTGCGATCGCTCGTCGCTGCCCGTCAATATCATGGTGCGCGCGACGACGCCCGACAATGACACAATGGCAAGCCTCGGCGTCAGCCGCATCAGTTATGGTCCAGCTCCCTATCGCACAGTCATGGGCATGCTGAAGAGCGAGGCAGAAGCCGTTTATGAGCAGGGCCGCCGAGACGGAGATGCAAGTGCCATCGAAGGATAA
- the argB gene encoding acetylglutamate kinase: MSEAESELQASLLAKALPYMQRYENKTIVVKYGGHAMGNAELGKAFAADIALLKQSGVNPIVVHGGGPQIGAMLTKMGIESKFEGGLRVTDQKTVEIVEMVLAGSINKEIVALINQTGEWAIGLCGKDGNMVFAEKAHKTFKDPDSNIERVLDLGFVGEVVEVDRTLLDLLAKSEMIPVIAPVAPGRDGATYNINADTFAGAIAGALSATRLLFLTDVPGVLDKQGQLIKELSVAQARALIADGTISGGMIPKVETCIDAIKAGVQGVVILNGKTAHSVLLEIFTEHGAGTLIIP, translated from the coding sequence ATGTCCGAAGCCGAAAGCGAACTCCAGGCCAGCCTGCTTGCCAAGGCCCTGCCCTACATGCAGCGTTATGAAAACAAGACCATCGTGGTCAAATACGGTGGCCATGCCATGGGCAATGCCGAGCTCGGCAAAGCGTTTGCGGCCGATATCGCGCTCCTGAAGCAGTCGGGCGTCAATCCAATCGTGGTGCACGGCGGCGGCCCGCAGATCGGCGCCATGCTGACCAAGATGGGCATCGAATCGAAATTCGAAGGCGGCCTGCGCGTCACCGACCAAAAGACGGTCGAGATCGTCGAAATGGTGCTCGCCGGCTCGATCAACAAGGAAATCGTCGCGCTGATCAACCAGACCGGCGAATGGGCGATCGGCCTTTGCGGCAAGGACGGCAACATGGTCTTCGCCGAAAAGGCGCACAAGACCTTCAAGGATCCGGACTCCAACATCGAGCGCGTGCTCGATCTCGGCTTCGTCGGCGAAGTGGTCGAAGTCGACCGTACCCTGCTCGACCTGCTAGCCAAGTCGGAAATGATCCCCGTTATCGCTCCGGTCGCTCCCGGCCGCGACGGCGCCACCTATAACATCAATGCCGACACCTTTGCGGGCGCCATCGCCGGCGCGCTCAGCGCCACCCGCCTGCTCTTCCTCACCGACGTTCCGGGCGTGCTCGACAAGCAGGGCCAGCTGATCAAGGAACTCTCCGTCGCCCAGGCGCGTGCGCTGATCGCAGACGGCACGATTTCCGGCGGCATGATCCCGAAGGTCGAGACCTGCATCGACGCCATCAAGGCGGGTGTCCAGGGCGTCGTCATCCTCAACGGCAAGACCGCCCATTCCGTACTGCTCGAAATCTTCACCGAGCACGGCGCCGGCACGCTGATCATCCCCTGA
- a CDS encoding sigma-70 family RNA polymerase sigma factor, with product MANEEIETLISRVAMRDQKAFAALYRQTSPKLYAVCLRILRNKTDAEEVLQEVYVKIWQRAERFLVSEGPAMPWLTTIARNQSIDAIRARKPVADEIDLAYDLADTEPGPEEQAIVKGEGRRIDRCMEELEAGRAQAVRSAYVEGLSYQELAEQYAVPLNTMRTWLRRSLIRLRECLDR from the coding sequence ATGGCGAATGAGGAGATAGAGACGCTGATCAGTAGGGTTGCAATGCGCGACCAGAAAGCCTTTGCCGCACTTTACAGGCAGACCAGCCCGAAACTCTATGCCGTCTGTTTGCGTATCCTTCGCAACAAGACCGATGCCGAGGAGGTTTTGCAGGAGGTCTACGTGAAAATCTGGCAGCGGGCGGAGCGTTTTCTCGTCTCGGAAGGTCCGGCGATGCCGTGGCTGACGACGATTGCGCGCAATCAGTCGATCGATGCCATCCGCGCCCGAAAACCCGTAGCCGACGAAATAGACTTAGCCTATGATCTTGCCGACACCGAACCCGGTCCCGAGGAGCAGGCAATCGTGAAGGGAGAGGGAAGGCGCATTGACAGGTGCATGGAAGAGTTGGAAGCTGGTCGGGCTCAAGCTGTTCGTAGCGCCTATGTCGAGGGCCTGAGCTACCAGGAACTTGCCGAGCAATATGCGGTGCCTTTGAATACCATGCGTACCTGGCTGCGCCGAAGCCTGATTAGACTAAGAGAGTGCTTGGACCGATGA
- a CDS encoding AAA family ATPase, with product MATLYMLMGLPGAGKTTIGKRLEQECPALLLSPDVWMARVVRDGYDADRRRAVQQLQLELADRVLRLGRDVVLEFGFFRRVERDDARTLASKAGAEAQLIFLDPPFEELVNRLEARNQDLPPDTFSVTREHLELCATWLERPLPEEQASIYR from the coding sequence ATGGCAACATTATACATGTTAATGGGGCTGCCAGGGGCGGGTAAGACAACAATTGGCAAACGTCTTGAGCAGGAATGCCCTGCATTGCTGCTGTCTCCAGACGTATGGATGGCGCGAGTTGTTAGAGACGGCTACGATGCCGACAGACGACGTGCGGTACAGCAATTGCAGTTGGAGTTGGCCGATAGGGTTCTTCGTCTGGGGCGCGACGTGGTCTTGGAATTTGGATTCTTCCGTCGAGTAGAGCGAGACGACGCACGAACGCTGGCGTCAAAGGCAGGCGCCGAGGCCCAACTAATCTTCCTGGATCCGCCTTTTGAGGAACTGGTTAACCGTCTCGAGGCGCGTAACCAGGACTTGCCGCCCGACACGTTTTCTGTAACGCGGGAGCACCTCGAATTGTGCGCCACGTGGCTTGAGAGGCCGCTACCGGAGGAGCAGGCTTCCATATATCGGTAG
- a CDS encoding pyrimidine 5'-nucleotidase translates to MTQTKTQPRPADFSDIRDWVFDLDNTLYPHHVDLFAQIDKNMTAYVSTLLQMERDEARKLQKQYYLEHGTTLQGLMIHHRIDPNDFLEKAHAIDYSALMPQPELAAAIKALPGRKFIFTNGSVSHAQATAGALGILDHFDDIFDIVAADYVPKPAGSTYDKFMSLNRVDTKRAAMFEDLPRNLTVPKALGMKTVLLVPQNLEGTIVEWWEKTTGEDEHIDYVTDDLTAFLKTLV, encoded by the coding sequence ATGACCCAGACAAAAACACAGCCCCGTCCCGCCGATTTCTCCGATATCCGAGACTGGGTGTTCGACCTCGACAATACGCTCTATCCGCATCATGTCGATCTGTTCGCGCAGATCGACAAGAACATGACGGCCTATGTTTCGACGCTCCTGCAGATGGAGCGGGACGAGGCGCGGAAGCTGCAGAAACAATATTATCTCGAGCACGGCACGACATTGCAGGGGCTGATGATCCATCATCGCATCGACCCCAATGACTTCCTGGAGAAGGCGCATGCGATCGACTATTCGGCGCTGATGCCGCAGCCGGAACTGGCCGCCGCCATCAAGGCGCTGCCGGGACGCAAGTTCATCTTCACCAATGGCAGCGTCAGCCATGCGCAGGCTACAGCCGGAGCGCTCGGCATTCTCGATCACTTCGACGATATCTTCGACATTGTCGCCGCCGATTACGTGCCGAAACCGGCCGGCAGCACCTATGACAAATTCATGAGCCTCAACCGGGTGGATACGAAGAGAGCCGCCATGTTCGAGGACCTACCGCGCAATCTCACCGTGCCCAAAGCGCTCGGCATGAAAACGGTCCTGCTCGTGCCGCAGAACCTTGAGGGCACCATCGTCGAATGGTGGGAAAAGACCACCGGCGAAGACGAACATATCGACTACGTGACCGACGACCTCACGGCCTTCCTCAAAACTTTGGTTTGA